A section of the Caldisericia bacterium genome encodes:
- the rfbF gene encoding glucose-1-phosphate cytidylyltransferase, producing the protein PKPMVEIGGKPILWHIMKIYSAFGFNEFIICLGYKGYMIKEYFSSYFLHQSDVTIDIKSNKIEVHNNVCEPWKVTLVDTGLHTMTGGRIKRIKKYIGNSTFMLTYGDGVGNIDLKDLVEFHKKHRKYVTLTAVQPSGRFGALEINQKNEVTSFQEKPKGDNVWVNGGFFVLEPKIFDYIEGDETMWEREPLENLSRDKQLVAYKHKGFWMCMDTLRDKRTLEALWNSGNPPWKIWKD; encoded by the coding sequence CCCAAACCTATGGTTGAAATAGGTGGTAAGCCTATTCTATGGCATATCATGAAGATTTACTCTGCTTTTGGTTTTAATGAATTTATAATATGTCTTGGTTATAAGGGTTATATGATTAAGGAATATTTTTCAAGTTATTTTTTACATCAATCAGATGTGACAATAGACATAAAGAGCAATAAAATTGAAGTTCATAATAATGTTTGTGAACCTTGGAAGGTGACATTAGTAGATACAGGTTTGCACACAATGACAGGCGGGAGAATTAAAAGGATAAAGAAATATATTGGGAATAGTACTTTTATGTTAACTTATGGAGATGGGGTAGGCAATATAGACTTAAAAGACCTTGTGGAATTTCATAAAAAGCACAGGAAATATGTTACCCTGACAGCTGTCCAGCCATCAGGGAGATTCGGAGCCTTAGAGATAAATCAGAAGAACGAAGTTACAAGTTTCCAAGAAAAGCCAAAAGGAGACAATGTTTGGGTCAATGGCGGTTTCTTTGTGTTAGAACCTAAAATTTTTGATTACATTGAAGGGGACGAGACTATGTGGGAGCGTGAACCTCTTGAAAATCTATCTAGAGATAAGCAGTTAGTAGCATATAAGCACAAAGGTTTTTGGATGTGTATGGATACTTTGAGAGATAAGAGAACATTGGAAGCATTATGGAATTCAGGTAATCCTCCTTGGAAAATTTGGAAGGACTAG